Within Cyprinus carpio isolate SPL01 chromosome A7, ASM1834038v1, whole genome shotgun sequence, the genomic segment TCATACTCAAAGGGgggaaaatagtaataataattttattcagaagatgaacgaaCTGAGCAAAAACATGCCATTTGGTGCAGCTGCTATTTATATGTCCAAAAAGTAAGATAAATTTATGAtaacttgtaatgtaaatcaaagaGATCTTTAACAGTAAAACAGACTACTCTGTTCCacaaaagcctgatggatcatatttgatactcatactttaacataatatttaaaaaaaaaaaaaaaattatgtggcACGCTATGGCAAATAAACTTAAGTTGCTTCAGTTAAGTGTTCATctggaaatattactattaataaaaaagcaattcttatgtttactatatatatatatatatatatatatatatatatatatatatatatatattttttttttttttttttacttatatcaAGATTCCTTTTACATAAGTATAAACTATCATCCTGTGACAGATGGCATTTAGAAGATTgtacaacatgtttttttttttttttttgttttttttttttagcaaagattTGATCTTGATCATTTTAAGGCCTAAGTCgagttttaaatattatatagtagGCTATGGgttatgtttacaaaaaaatatttattttattttttactgcatCTATCTGCTGTGCGACCACATTTTATCTCTGCAAAACAAAGTTTTGTTGTGACCTCTACATTGCAACACATGATTCCAAATaactcaaaagaaaaacattgcattattcagatagtcaaaataaaacaagtgGGTTTATTAGCACCATTTCCCCAAGAGTTTGATAAAGTCTCCTTGAAAAAACAACACGACGGCTTGCCTTCTCCGTTCTCAAACGGGCCACCTGTGAAAACAAGTGATAATTAAGACGGCGGCATCACGTGACCGAGCTTGATTTGCTACAGGTGTTCATCTTTCCTGGAGCGTCTGCCATCTAGATTCTGTTTGCAAACAGTTGATCTTTGTTAAAACTATTTGTGACGTTTGAAAAATAAGGATTTTTCAAATAGCCATGGGTCACTGATGGAAATGTGCCGTGATGTCCAGCATGAACAACCTTTCCACTCCATCAACAGATGTGGACTTGAATGTCACGGATCTACAGAGGACACTGGAGGCTCACCGCCCCATTAAAATCGGGATTATATCGGTTTTGGGAGTGATGGTAACTTTGGGAAACATCGCTGTGGTGATGGTCATAGCTTCAGCGGTATCGGGGTGGTCGAGAAACTCGCGCTACTTTCTTTTATCGTTAACGGGAGCGGACTCTGCGTTCGGGCTGCTTCTCATGCCGCTCAATTTGTGCGTGAGTTTCATGAAAGAATATAACGCGGGCCCGGACTCCTTCTGTCACGTCGTGGCATTTTTCAACGCAGCTATTTATTCCACCTGCATGTACACCCTTGCAACCATAAGCCTGGAACGATACATAGCGGTGTTTTACCCTCTGAACTACTCCACCATGCTGACCAGGAGACGAGCGCTGCTTCTGATCGCGTTCGCGTGGGTGTTCCCTCCCGTCCTGCTCGTTCCCATCTCGTTCCCGGCGGGCATCATTGAAGTGCAGTTCTCCAGAGCCTCGCTCGTGTGCAACCCGCTGTACTCCAGCAATGTCTCTTACTCTCTGTCCCTGACGTGCTTCATCTTCTTCCCGTGCTCGGCCATCATGACCTTCTGTAACCTCAGACTGTGGATAGCCGCCAAGAGACAGAGGTTGAAGCTGAGAAGACACAGCTGGGGTGGAGGATACAGGCCTAAAGTCGCCTTGCGCGTTCTAGTACCAGTCATGACCGTCTACTACACCTGCTGGACGCCCTGCATGGTCATCATGCTGTACAATGGTGAGTTGAGTTCATGATTAATAGTCTATCGTTTATTCAAAACCTAGCTTTGTGCATGGAACAATAAAAGCAAATGTTTAGCAGAATATccaagctgcttttatttatttttttatttttatttttaaaacttttttattttattgttgttgatatttttgaaaatgtattttaaatataattttaatttaatttaaaaataattatcctATTATAATACAATCGGAAATTTATTTTGGTATATGAAGGCTGAAAATgaattttctataaaatatttaagtgagcaaaacatttaaaatatattttattttattttgtgtgtgtgtgtgtaagtgttgaGGAACTTGAAACAAATGAATACGCAAATAAATGATTgccattatttaaaacttttgacaGTCCCAATATTTTGTGTTGATGTATTTAGTATTGTGGTTATTGTATTAAGTTGCTCTGGTAATGCTTTAGGTAtttaactttacaataaggttaacgAACAATgagaaatatatgtgtgtgtcttatATATATAAGACACAGGTGCAGCACAGGTTTTTACCACTGTGATAGCAGACCCACATActctaaagagcaaatttcctcaTCCTCTGTCAATCACAAACACTTATACGAACACAGACTCCCTGCTTTTTCAAGGGTGAGTTCTCGTTCGAGAAAATAAAACCTCTCGCCTCCCATTACACGGCCTGGGCAGCCATTCCGGGAATCTCGAGATGGGTTTTGGAAACAATTTGACGAGGCTATTcgctagggctgcacaattaatcgcatgcatttgtcatgcgtgtctcatcagtaaagctggttctgtgattagcggtaaatatccgtcacctgttttcaaatgcaccaggagttcatacacagagccgtagttcactgacaagctacgcaatatcgtgttcataatcgaatgcgattaatctcaattatgaacagaatattgcgtagcttgtcagtgaactacggctctgtgtattaactgccgctcccgtttgaaaacaggtgacagacatttaccgctaataacggaaccggctttactgatgagacacgcatgacaaatgcatgcgattaatcgtgcagccctactattCGCTACATTTCGCTCGCAGACCGCACTGCTTCAGAGGCGTTGTTCAAACCTCTGTCCCAGACAACGAAGCTATTGTTCTCCGGCAGGAGGTAcaaacactgcttgcaaaaggcGCTGTGGAAATAGTGCCCCCAGCGGACAGCGAGTCAGGCTTTTTCAGCTGCTATTTCCTCGTCCCAAACAAAGACGGTGGGCTTAGACCCATTCTAGATCTCAAACATCTAAACAGCTCACTTATGCGCTGGTCGTTCAAGATGATGACGGTCAAAAAGATTCTCGTGCATATTTGCCCCGAGGATTGGCTTTTGACTATGgatttgaaagatgcttactttcacatccacataACCCCCCGTCACAGACCGTTCTTGAGATTTGCATCGAGGGAGTGGCCTATCAGTAAGCATTCCTCCGTTTGGAGTGTCCCTGGCCCCACGCACTTTTTACTGAAGTGCAAAGACGCGGCGCCGTCCCCTCTCAGGCAGATGGGAATCTGCGTATTGAACTACCTCGACGAATGGCTTGTTCCAGTCAGATCAGAACGGGAACTGACCGCTCACAAAGGGCTGCTG encodes:
- the LOC109065264 gene encoding melatonin receptor type 1B-like yields the protein MSSMNNLSTPSTDVDLNVTDLQRTLEAHRPIKIGIISVLGVMVTLGNIAVVMVIASAVSGWSRNSRYFLLSLTGADSAFGLLLMPLNLCVSFMKEYNAGPDSFCHVVAFFNAAIYSTCMYTLATISLERYIAVFYPLNYSTMLTRRRALLLIAFAWVFPPVLLVPISFPAGIIEVQFSRASLVCNPLYSSNVSYSLSLTCFIFFPCSAIMTFCNLRLWIAAKRQRLKLRRHSWGGGYRPKVALRVLVPVMTVYYTCWTPCMVIMLYNAISGSGVPEWIEFIAVWLPTSNGFLNCIFYFWINHSFRRKFNLVLQKLFLGICPGSDSDSNCVNSVESSVVPGWNGNNSLHERFSSVSSTCTLLTLMPPQTNMREPEPA